In Channa argus isolate prfri chromosome 15, Channa argus male v1.0, whole genome shotgun sequence, the DNA window GCTGAaggaaagtgaaaatgaaagtcacccTACATCTTTGTCTGTGTTCTGTCACTGAAAGCTGAAAGGATGTTGAGTAAGAACAGTTGATGTTCATATTTTATGCTGTTGTGTGTCACCTTGTAAATGTCTTGACATGAAGTATAATTTCTTGCAGGTACAAGTGAATCAGACGACACGGTGTCACAGAAAACTCATCAAAGGCCAAGGTACAAAAGCACCTTTCCTGTCCTTTAAGATGTTGACAGTAAACCCAAGTTCACTATATGTGGTGGTAATTGTGAGGATGCAGTTGCAGGAGGTTACGTGGAAAGATTGTTAGTCAGCAGTAATAGAGAAACTTTTAAAATAGTATTTGACAAACAATAGGCGTCAAACTGATGTTTTCCGGGCACCATGTTGTGAGGATGCACCGCCACATGAGGACATTAGAGGAGTTCCACCTTAACTGTGCCCAACCTCCACCAGATTTAAACGAcctttagtcaaacaaaaccaCGGGTAACACTTGGTAACCAATCTGAGGTTTcatacctcacaagatggcggCCCAGTTTCCTTAGCACAACTCGTTCTCTACTGTGATGCTTCATTACATTGGATATTATTGGATAAATGGTGAAAAGATCTGAGAATCTGAGTATGTCGCTAAAACAGTTGGCTATCAAtggaaaaaaggtgaaaaactAGCAGATACaaggatttaaaacaaaacagctggAACCACTGAGCTAGAACAACTGCTGCCAGAAGAACATTAGCAGAGGTGTTGATCTTGGCTTTGGAGTTCATTCTGACTAAGATGTGTCCCTCTGTGTGAACCTGCATTATGACCAGTTAACCGAGGCATAAATGTTGCGTTTCAGCGAGCAGAGCGAAGTCACGGTGGACGGTTTGGCTCAAGCTCAGGACAGCCAGCTACAAACCCCAGGATCGGTGAGCACAGTTATGTTATTCAGTCGGATGtactttttcaaattatttttgaaaaacaagtCACAGCATAACACGATGTAGTGTGCAAATGATGACAAACAGCTCAGTGTATCATGAATGTGGTTTTCCATGCAAACTGTGTGTCTGAAGGACGACAGCCCAGCCTCCACCCGCAGCTCCTCACCAAAGTTAGACTGGATGGTTAAGAGGGGAATGGTGGGTCTGTGTCCATGTATTCAGCTCTGCAAAGCCTCTGTCTCCTGGTTTGGTCACTGGGTttcactttgacttttatttttgtggtgtGGTTTGCTTTCACATGTGCTGAGGTCATTAAGGTGTACTTGGAGTTTGTGGCTACGCCCTCCACAGAGCATGTGTGGTTTGCACCGTCTGGATCCACCACATTGTTTTCATACCTGCAGTTCTCTTTATTTAAGGCTTTGCTTGCTGACACGTGGTCGTTCTTTTGTGTTGTTGGTGGTTTGTAGCTGTGTTACATCTCCATGGAGCTTGTTGCCTGTTCTTCATCTGTTGCTGCTTCTTTCTTAGATTCCTGTCAACCAGTCCAGCGTCATGGATGACATAGAGACCTGGTTAGCACTAGATGATGAGGTCGGTGACGCTTTTCATTCTGCTCAACACACgaacatatgttttattttcgTTTCGTGATTCATTAAAGGATAATTCTGGTTAATTTCAAACCTTAAATCAATGTGGAGCTGCACAAAATGGACCTTTCATCTTGTGCCAGCATCAggtcacatttaaatttgttccaGGACTTGCTGGAGTTTGTGTTCCATGCAAACATGCCGAGCTATGAATTTCTCTTCAGGTTATTTGTTGTCTCTTTATgcttattttgtgtctttaacagACATCTGTGTCAAACATATCAGctgtaaatgtaacaaacaaacaaaatcaaaaaaccAAGTACCAATAAAATgagtacaaataaataaagcatgtaaaaacatgttagtAACATTATTTTGGACACAATCTTACTGCCAGAATTATCCTTTGAATATATTTCTAAATTACAcaagttgtgtgtctgtgcgtcaaaccaaatgtgtgttttctgtttgtgacaCAGTATGATGACTACGAGGACTCGGACGGTGTCACCAGTGCAGGTGAGGGTCTTTACCTTTACTTCCATTAGTTTGAAGGAGCTGCTTTCACCATTCAGTATGATTTAGTGTTCGTGTGCAGCATCGGTGGATTTAGTGAGCAGGTAGTTGGGATGCAAACTACTTTATGTCTAAACGCGTGAATCATGTAAATCTTTTGAAAGATATTTCCAGTGGTGGCATAACCTCCCTTGTCTAGGTGACCATCAGTTTGCGATTGTTGTAATTTAAGCTCAGCTTCCTGTATCGAGCCGCCTGTCGGATCCTACGTTAATGTTAATGACGGCCGGCTGTGCGTAAATCAAAGGTGGTTTAAAGACGGTGAGAGGCATCACTCTGTAAAACATCCGTCTTCTCAAACCATCAGTTTCCACAGAGAGAAACTTTTCCCCGTTAAAAACTGCCCAGAATCAGGGTTTTCGGTAGTTAAATTGGTCACCggatggaaaataaaatgggtTATTATTGTGTTCGTCTGCAAAAGACATATTTAATCAGGATGTGATGTCTTCTGCTGTTGTGCATTTATTCATGTGTGCTGAGCATCTTTGGCACAAATAGGTCTTATTGTAGCTGCAGGTTGTGAACATCCATTAATCTGCCAATTAAACCAATCTGTCCTCTCAGTCCAgagatgttaatgttttatttatggtttTAGTAACTGAACAAAAAGAAGGCTAAAAAATTCTAATTACTAAAAAAATTCAAGACTCGATTCAAGACTTTTCCCCTGATAATCCTGCTTGTCTTTCTCTGCAGAGTTTAACAGGTTTTTGGAAGGAAGAGTGAAAGCAGCTGAGCGCCTGCCATCAGTGCGAGCTTCCTCAGAGGATACCAACCACTCAGAGTCCTAAAAGCGAAACCTGCCAAACTAACGTCACTCGTGAAGCTTCTGCCCCGTCGCCTGAAACGGGGGCTTCTGTTTGATGAACTGCTCAATGGTACGTGGAAATTTCAGCGTAAATTGGAGGAAGGACGTCGTGTTTACTGCGCTTTACTGCAGATCAAACTTGACTTTTAActgataaaaataatattatttgatGAAGGACCAAGGTTTTTAGAGGGTTTGTCAGTGTGtagaatgcaaacatttgcacattttctatGGTTACATTCCTGCTGTTGATGGAGATGGGATATTGTTACTAAAGCATTTTGCAACATAGATTATGTATTATATTgctgttaaatatatatatattgtcaCATGACGATGGGTTACAAACTGTCAACGTAGCAAACACTGTAAACTTGTGTGTAGAGAAGTTCAGTCACGTGGAGCATTTGATGCTTCAAATCAATACTGATGAAGGCAAATGGAATTTTTTACATCCAGCTTTTCCTTATGAAGATGTTCTACTTGATATGTAACAAATTCAGGATGGATGTTTGtcatttattaaactaaaactattaactgaagtctgtgtgtttgttttctgacctCAGAGTGCAGCTTACTCTATGAGGCAGGTTGTGGCTCTGCAAGTGTGCGACCGCTTTACTCGTCCCATTAATGAGCTTTGACTTGTGAGTTTGGTCTTGGGGGGGACACAGaaagatatttaaatatttagggCAGTACATTTTCCTGTTTATCAGACTTAGTTTTTTTGTAGAACCATTTTAAGATTTACATTTCTTAAgatcattaaataaaagtacGTATACTGTGAAAATACTCTTCCTACATTTATTGCAATCTGAAATAGGTAAAATCTGTAAATATAATAAGAAGAATGCATTTAAAGTAGAAGTGCTTTGTGTCCCCGTGTGTTTTTCTGTCGGAGTGTCATTAGGTGCAGCTACTTTTAACATTGTTGTACAGAACTCCAGGTAATACAGCAGATTATCAGCGATTCATTTAatgattctttttttgtgtattagtcatgtgttttatgtgcaatcatttaatttttaaaataacaagtaCTACATGGCACCAATCAAGGTAAATAAAGAAGATTACACTTGCTCAGGTGCTGTATTTAAGTACACTTCTGTGGTACTTTACTTCACAACTGAGGACAACAGTTGAAGTGATTTGTCACGTGTGCCGTCAGTGAAGCGATTTAAACATCTGATTGGACGAAACAAGGCACCTGCCACGTGCTCTGTCATCCAATTGGTCCGCCGTCCCTACGCCCACTGCCGTTGCGTCACGCAGCCACGCCAGTCTTCTCCTGGACGTTTTACCGTCATGTCTGTTGGAAAAGCTGTTCGAAGTTTGCTGATATCAGTCCGCGGGACTCTGCGGCCCTTGGCCCCGGCTTCGAAGCGGACCTATACCGCCGTCGCGGAAGCCCGAGCGCTGCTGGAGAACGAGCTGGAAGCTATCCGAGCTGCCGGGACGTGGAAGGCTGAGCGGGTCATCACGTCCAAGCAGGGTCCTCAGATCCGCGTGGACGGCAGCCGCGGCAGTGAGTGCTAGTTAGCGTCACCTTAAACGAGTGAACAGATTAGTTATCAGGTGAAACCAGTATCCAGAGGCAGGAGGCCACGCGCATCTCCGGTTAATACTCGTTTAACTCTACGACACCTCACAGTGAGATATTGTACTTTTACCTCCACTCAATGCATCTAACACTTTTAGGTACTTTGGAGATGATTACAACCAGCTCATAAATGCTAATGGTTGAAGCTGTGAGTACAAAAACCTGCTTACAATGCAAAATGCACCAATACGTAGTAATAATCATTCTGGAACTGCAGACTCAACTTTTAGGGGAAAGAGATTTTGAAGAAACGCGGTGTGAGTTCAGTAAAAGTGGGTCATTTTATGTCAAATGCCCCCGAGCTGTTGCTATAACATCTAATAACTCACACAGATTATGTATTTATGAAATGAGACAAACCTTTTAACAAGCTGTGTTAACTGCAGAATATAATTATTTCAATATgtcaacattaaacacaacaaatgttttaaataccaAATACTGTTTGTATTCACTTATTTCCTATTTAAATTCTGTATAAATCTATATATTTTAAGGGACATTTACTGGTAGGgctttgggttgggatgcaaaagctGCAGGTTTGACTCCCACCCcgccaggtgtggccccgcccgccccgcccagccaccaagggccaccttggtctGCGGTCGttagcctggataaaatggcaGGTTTGctgcaggaaggacatctggtgtaaaaactaaatcaatgtgcggaacacgtcccactgtggtgacccctgaagggacaggcCAAAAGCCATAgacatataaatacatatatttgagttgtttgtatgtatttatattttactacaTACACATTTGcaggtgtggttgttgtggggggATGTAGGTGGTGAAAAACATAAGCTCTACATCTAACATGCAAAAATCGGATTATGTTTACGTAGgttcttaaaataaatgagtgattttaaaaatcccaGCTTATGTTCtcgtttattttgtttattataatactaataataaaactgcagaaaatttTATATTGAACATGATTTGAAAAGCCGTAACAATTAAAGTAAATGTGggatgaaattaaaatgacgTGTATTCTTATTCTAGAACATGATCCAACACAAAGTGATGTTATTATATTACAGTTTAATACTTAACAAAGCTCTATTTACTTACAAACTCTCCTGGTTTTTTTTGCCTCGTATTCACGTACTGGTTCACTTTTGCAGACCCCACTTGACCCCACAGTCccatgctttgtttttctttgtgctcGTATTGTTGGACTTTCTATCAAAGAAATGCACAAATGCAGAAGTTTTTGTTGCAGGCTTCGCTATTGTCTCAGGGAAGATGTTCATTTTGTAGATAAAGGCTTAAAACAAACGACCATCTAAACTCTCTCTCGTAGGCATTTTGAATTTCTGTGCCAACAACTACCTTGGTCTGTCCAGTCACCCTGAGGTGGTGCAGGCTGGGATTGATGCTCTGAGGTCCTATGGTGCTGGATTGAGCTCCGTGAGGTTCATCTGTGGGACACAGGTGTGTTGAGCAGTGCACCGCACAGCACCAACACCGAATCTAACTAACCTAACACACAACTCATTTCAGTGACATTTACACTGTGTTAATAGGACATACACAAAAACCTGGAGCAGAAAATTGCAGAGTTCCATGAGAGAGAGGACTGTATCCTCTATGCCAGCTGTTTTGATGCCAATGCTGGACTGTTTGAGGTATGTCATGGTCTACACTTGCTATTTCCAGCAGAACAATGAGAGACGAAGATGACACATCCACAAACAAGCTCAGCAAAGATAAAACTCACATCTCCACTGCAGGTTCTACAGCTTATCAACTGGTACCAAAATTTAAATCTATACaatttaaacagacaaaaaatgtCACGTGTCACGTGGATTGTCCATAGGCGTTATATAAAGTGAACCGTGACACTACCCATCGGTTTGCTTCGGATCCTGTTTCCATAGATTATGGAGAAGTAGATTGTGGATTACAAGTGGAGCATACATGGAAAAAGTCTTCATTCTTCTGGCGTTCAGCTGTAAAAATGACATGGATATTtcatgcattttcaggccggtaAAGAAACTAGCATCTTGTTCTAGTTGAGCCTCTTGGCTCCCTGCAAACATAAGTGGGGATAATTACATGATTGATCACACAGTGCAGGGCTAGTTGGGAAAACAGGAACCTCTGATCTATGGGCTAAAATGGTTTTTGGACCCAGTGTACATCAtgtgataaatgtaaaaaacaaattcactcTTTGCAGCTTACAGTCGGCACCGACTTTTCTTCTTGAAGCCGGAACCATCTAAATAAGGACTGGGGGGTGTTTTGTTTGGCTCACTACCTCAGACCAAACACTAGCTAAATGAAAACACCGACCACGCACCACAGTCAGCTACTTCATTAGTGAGTCACCTGTTTAAACATgtaatacaaattaaattctACAATTTAAAGATGCAATAAGGACTTTTTCTTTCtggccacttgggggcagcagAAACACGTTGTGTAGGAACAATCCTCCACCTTTTCAGGTGAACCAACCAAAAAACTCCAGATGTTGTTCTGTCTCCACCATCTCCTCAATACAATGTCCTTGTTCCGCTGCTAATACCTTAGTTTCATTTTTCCAGTTGTTCTCTCATCATTTCCACTTGTCTTTAAcacacactgaacctcaacAAAAGCGGCATTACAGAAATTTTGCTGAGGCTGATGTTACTGTCACACCAGGTTCTGATGGGCCCAGATGATGCAGTGCTGTCTGATGAGCTGAACCACGCCTCCATCATCGATGGGATCCGTCTGTGTCGAGCGCGGAGGCTGCGCTACAAACACATGGACCTCAATGACCTGGAGAACAAGCTCAAAGAGTCTCAGGTGAAAATGTGCAGTCAAGGTCAATCATACTAAAATACAGCCTGATATGTCCCAATTTTTCATCAGAATCAAGgaaataatttcctttttgcACACGAAATGTAACAGTACAGTTGGATAGTGATGATTTTGACTCTATTCATGATTCATTTATAGGAGATAAGTGCAAATGTTACCataacataaacacaaagaaaatgaaattgcaGTTAATAGTAGTTTGACAAGTTGACATAGTTCAGCCTGAACCACAGTGACAGTTTATTCACAGATGTAACAGGTTATTGAGATAATAATCAGTTTCTTATCTGCGTCTATGTTCCGTGTCACATCATTTGAGTTCCTCATTACGCTGTGTCAGGATCAGGGTCTAGTATTGACAGCACTGTAATCCGGACTCTGTTTTTTGTCCTCCTCAGTCGTCCCGTATGCGCCTCATCATCACAGATGGAGTCTTCTCCATGGACGGAGACGTGGCTCCTTTGCCAGGAATCTGTGAACTGGCTGAACAGTACGGAGCCATGGTGTTTATAGATGAATGTCATGCCACTGGCTTCCTGGGGCCACGGGGCAGGTGAGGAAAACGTATCTCCggatttattaattattcatttatgtttggtaaaacagcagcagcatgacaGTACTCTCTTTATCTAACTAACTCTGCACGATTTGCAGAGGGACAGACGAGCTGCTGGGTGTGATGGACAGAGTCCACATTGTAAACTCCACCCTGGGGAAAGCACTGGGAGGAGCGGCTGGTACGTTTTTTCCAGCATCTCAGATatcattttattaacaaatgtGTTGTGGGGAACACATAGACAAACTTGTGCACAATTAGCAGACACAAAGCAACATTAGCGTTTACGTCACACATACGGATTCgaagtgtatatgtgtatatctGGTGCTGGGCTCCGGTGAAGCTGGAGTTCTGGCCGTGTGTTGTACTGAGCGAGTTAGTCACATGATCTGGACAGACACAATGAATGGGGGATAATTCTTTATTAGTTTTTCTGTGAAGTACGATGAGCGGTGGTGTTTGTCGCTTTGGGAGGAAAACATCAGGTAGgtgtgtaatattttttatgtagcttcatatttaccgTACAGACGTGCGAGTGGAATCTGGTGCGAACACACTGGCTATGTCACACTAACTCAGAccctctctgcctttttttttcactcaggTGGCTACACAGTTGGTCCTAAACCCCTCATCGACCTGCTGAGGCAGCGTTCGCGGCCGTACCTGTTCTCCAACTCCCTCCCCCCTCCCGTGGTGGGCTGTGCCACCCGGGCCGTGGAGCTGCTGCTCGCCTCCAATGAGATCGCACAGAGCATGGCGGCCAAAACCACGAGGTGCATGATCTAAAGGAGGATGCAACAGAAGCAGATTTAGTCTGTGTTAATGTTAAAGGAGACATTCATATGTAGGACTAGTAGTACTATtggtggtagtagtagtagtgtagTCTGCTGTGTTGTGATTGTACTTTAATGTCTTACATGATGATGACTTAAATTTTTTTATCTATCCAGGTTCAGGAACAAGATGATGCAGGCTGGCTTCACCATCGCTGGCTCAGCTCACCCCATCTGTCCCGTCATGCTGGGTGACGCGCGGCTCGCCTCCCTTATGGCCGATGACATGCTGAAGCTtggtaagaagaaaaaaaaaagcttgagtAGTTTTAATTACAATGCAGTATCAGTACGCAGCCCTGAACCCAAGCTGTTCAGTTCAGTttgaaaaacatctttgtttgaaAACTGCAGTAGTATATTGTACCTTGGTACAATTACTGTATTGGAGCACATATTCAAGATACTTGTTACTTAGTGTTAAACTCTATGAGAGGATCCTATAGAATATGATGCATTGCTTTAGATTAAGCTGCCAATAATCctgtataaagtaaaattaaaatgagttcAGTTTTAAACAACCACGGCAGTAAAATGCTGAATTCACATCAGTAAATGAGTAATATCAacctaaaaatatgaaataaaataactgttCTCTATAATTAGTACATTTATCTACTGTATTTTAAGTGCAGTTTAATTCTAATACCTGAGTATTCGGTGTGTATTGCTACTACCGTCAATGGTCTTGGTAGTACTTCCACCACTAATGTAGTACATTAGGGAATTAATGACAAAGACTTTGCAAAGCACAGAACATGTTTCGTGCAGTGTTA includes these proteins:
- the gcat gene encoding 2-amino-3-ketobutyrate coenzyme A ligase, mitochondrial translates to MSVGKAVRSLLISVRGTLRPLAPASKRTYTAVAEARALLENELEAIRAAGTWKAERVITSKQGPQIRVDGSRGSILNFCANNYLGLSSHPEVVQAGIDALRSYGAGLSSVRFICGTQDIHKNLEQKIAEFHEREDCILYASCFDANAGLFEVLMGPDDAVLSDELNHASIIDGIRLCRARRLRYKHMDLNDLENKLKESQSSRMRLIITDGVFSMDGDVAPLPGICELAEQYGAMVFIDECHATGFLGPRGRGTDELLGVMDRVHIVNSTLGKALGGAAGGYTVGPKPLIDLLRQRSRPYLFSNSLPPPVVGCATRAVELLLASNEIAQSMAAKTTRFRNKMMQAGFTIAGSAHPICPVMLGDARLASLMADDMLKLGIYVIGFSYPVVPKGKARIRVQISAAHTDEDIDRCVEAFIQTGRKHGVVS